Proteins from one Nicotiana tabacum cultivar K326 chromosome 23, ASM71507v2, whole genome shotgun sequence genomic window:
- the LOC107768704 gene encoding uncharacterized protein LOC107768704, producing MSSVPEKKDFLAEEIGVVVADCEVKSLVQKNGLVADSLSFDQCDGSSSIGLLSNGGQEGEEEGEEAQSKAVEGSLNCLASLEDALPFRRGLSSFYKGKSRSFMNLGEVKCVEEMEKEESPLNKRRRLTTGSFYKWSSSSSSMPLLTHSDGDKHWH from the exons ATGTCTTCTGTCCCGGAGAAGAAGGATTTTCTTGCTGAAGAAATTGGAGTAGTAGTCGCTGATTGTGAAGTGAAAAGTTTAGTTCAAAAAAACGGTTTAGTTGCTGATTCTTTGTCTTTTGATCAGTGTGATGGTAGTTCATCAATTGGTTTGTTAAGTAATGGTGgtcaagaaggagaagaagaaggagaagaagctcAGAGCAAGGCAGTTGAAGGATCCCTAAATTGTTTGGCCTCTCTGGAAGATGCTCTTCCCTTCAG GCGAGGATTATCCAGTTTTTACAAAGGAAAATCAAGGTCATTCATGAACTTAGGTGAAGTGAAATGTGTGGAAGAGATGGAGAAGGAGGAAAGCCCATTGAACAAAAGGAGACGTTTGACCACGGGATCGTTCTATAAATGGAGTAGCAGCTCAAGTTCAATGCCTCTCTTAACACACAGTGATGGTGACAAACATTGGCATTGA